In the Corynebacterium gerontici genome, one interval contains:
- the dusB gene encoding tRNA dihydrouridine synthase DusB: MGKVTLQIGSLTMQSPVVLAPMAGVTNVAFRSLCREQEREKTGTVSGLYVCEMITARALVEGNEKTLHMTTFAPDEQPRSMQLYTTDPEYTYKAAKKIVDEDLADHIDMNFGCPVPKVTRRGGGSALPYKRRLFGNIVAAAVKACEGTDIPVTVKFRVGIDDEHHTHLDAGRIAAEEGAAAVALHARTAAQRYSGEADWSHIARLKEHMMDSGIPVLGNGDIFKATDAKAMMDQTGCDGVVVGRGCLGRPWLFAELSAALRGEPIPEEPTLGEVTGIITRHAELLVAHEGERKGCRDMRKHMGWYLRGFPVGGEVRAQLSGINTLEDLQRVLDPWKDSQARAEDADGARGRKGSPSKVVLPEGWLDDPEDETVPEGADIMHSGG; encoded by the coding sequence ATGGGCAAGGTGACGCTGCAAATTGGTTCCCTTACTATGCAATCCCCCGTTGTCCTCGCTCCGATGGCGGGGGTAACCAACGTGGCATTTCGATCGCTCTGCCGCGAGCAAGAAAGAGAAAAAACTGGCACCGTCTCGGGGCTCTACGTCTGCGAGATGATCACCGCACGCGCCCTGGTTGAAGGCAATGAAAAAACGCTGCACATGACAACCTTCGCCCCAGACGAACAACCCAGGAGCATGCAGCTATACACCACGGACCCCGAGTACACCTATAAAGCTGCGAAGAAAATCGTCGATGAAGATCTGGCCGATCACATCGACATGAACTTCGGCTGCCCCGTACCCAAGGTCACCCGGCGCGGCGGAGGATCCGCGCTCCCCTACAAGCGACGCCTTTTCGGCAATATCGTTGCCGCGGCGGTAAAAGCGTGTGAAGGCACCGATATTCCCGTGACCGTGAAGTTCCGCGTGGGGATCGACGACGAGCACCACACGCACCTCGACGCCGGGCGAATCGCCGCCGAAGAGGGCGCCGCTGCCGTCGCTCTGCACGCCCGCACCGCGGCACAGCGTTACTCTGGCGAGGCCGACTGGAGCCACATCGCTCGCTTGAAAGAACACATGATGGACTCCGGCATCCCTGTGTTGGGCAACGGCGACATTTTTAAGGCAACCGACGCCAAAGCGATGATGGATCAGACTGGTTGCGATGGTGTTGTGGTGGGGCGCGGCTGCTTGGGGCGTCCTTGGCTCTTTGCGGAACTCTCAGCGGCACTGCGTGGCGAGCCGATCCCCGAAGAGCCCACGCTGGGAGAAGTCACCGGGATCATCACGCGGCACGCCGAGCTGCTCGTCGCCCATGAAGGTGAGCGCAAAGGTTGTCGCGACATGCGCAAGCACATGGGTTGGTATCTCCGAGGCTTCCCCGTTGGCGGCGAAGTACGTGCCCAGCTTTCGGGCATCAACACGCTGGAGGATCTCCAAAGAGTTCTCGACCCTTGGAAGGATTCACAGGCACGCGCCGAGGATGCAGACGGCGCACGCGGGCGCAAGGGATCACCATCAAAGGTCGTACTTCCCGAAGGCTGGCTCGACGACCCCGAGGACGAAACTGTCCCCGAAGGCGCCGACATCATGCACTCAGGCGGCTAG
- a CDS encoding alpha/beta fold hydrolase — protein MEETLFDVVIIGAGIAGIAVAHHLNQIDNLNWAVLEEKQDFSGTWDTFRYPGVRSDSDIDSYCFSFLPWRGTRPLGTGEEIRNYLCQAAQLSGMSARTRFGHRVESIEFLDGLWRVKGTSQSGDFIIRARWIHLGCGYYDHHQSHQPLLAGEANFSGTIVDPQRWPQDPEHPANKLNGREVAIVGSGATAVTLAPALSELGAKVHLVQRTANHLAAMGDKDVLAPLRRVVPETWVDRLDRCRAIQTQRLTLWLSRIRPSLVESTLRKHREALLSRPEDRQAFEAQYPLWTQRVCRVPDGDLFQLIERGKVQVHTGTIASLHSNDITLDSGEKIPCEVLIKATGLNLLAFGGIQIEVDSKHIDPGQHIAWRGMMLDEVPNLSFTLGYVNDSYTLRAELVGEFLARILQHLRAEGFTEATPTRPAQFEPQRIIDLDSGYVRRGIHAFPVVSDTAPWTLRNNYAQERKDFHDTDVRDGMHFRGPTTPQVRMLRVRGQRVKIQGTGPTIFAVHGIGRELEDFDALSQLVSDDFQVISVDIPGFGQSPRLQESTVGSIASAMWELFDALRGEMDADFKPILVGHSLGGLIVQAMLCQRPHEVAGLLLLAPSGFSEKITPIVRLAARKRIGPAFLGLKAKPVLAAMERAAYADSGRVTASALEKAQRRAQHPDRAGVFAEISAALVGCPPAQRVELSHRAGEIAQEQSVPIRILWGDQDKVISPGNAACAKDFFHTSVEVLEGCGHMVPMERTEACARAIRALHRGRA, from the coding sequence ATGGAAGAAACCCTCTTTGACGTGGTAATTATCGGCGCTGGCATTGCGGGAATCGCGGTAGCGCACCACCTCAATCAGATCGACAATCTCAACTGGGCGGTGCTCGAAGAAAAGCAAGATTTCAGTGGTACTTGGGATACCTTTCGCTACCCGGGGGTTCGTAGTGATTCTGATATCGATTCCTATTGTTTCAGCTTCCTGCCCTGGAGGGGCACCCGTCCTTTGGGTACCGGCGAGGAGATTCGCAACTACCTATGCCAGGCCGCCCAGCTCAGCGGCATGTCTGCCCGCACACGCTTTGGACATCGGGTGGAATCTATCGAATTTCTGGATGGCCTATGGCGTGTGAAGGGTACGAGCCAGTCTGGCGACTTCATCATCCGAGCGCGCTGGATTCACCTCGGCTGTGGCTATTATGACCACCACCAGTCGCACCAACCGCTCTTAGCCGGCGAGGCAAACTTTTCGGGCACTATCGTGGATCCCCAACGTTGGCCCCAAGATCCTGAACACCCAGCCAACAAACTCAACGGTCGCGAGGTAGCCATTGTGGGATCGGGAGCGACAGCCGTGACGCTGGCGCCCGCGCTGAGTGAGCTAGGAGCGAAAGTTCACCTCGTGCAAAGAACGGCGAATCACCTTGCGGCTATGGGGGATAAGGACGTTCTTGCTCCGTTAAGGAGGGTAGTGCCCGAAACCTGGGTGGATCGCCTCGACCGTTGCAGGGCTATCCAAACCCAAAGGCTCACCCTCTGGCTTTCGCGTATCAGGCCCAGCCTGGTGGAATCGACCCTTCGCAAACATCGAGAAGCCCTGCTGAGCAGGCCGGAGGACCGCCAAGCCTTCGAAGCCCAGTACCCTCTGTGGACCCAGCGAGTGTGCAGGGTGCCCGACGGTGATCTTTTTCAGCTCATTGAGCGGGGAAAGGTGCAGGTGCACACTGGAACCATTGCGTCTCTGCATAGCAATGACATCACCCTTGATTCCGGGGAAAAAATTCCTTGCGAAGTGCTCATCAAAGCGACCGGTTTGAACCTGCTTGCATTCGGCGGTATTCAGATCGAAGTAGACTCCAAACACATCGACCCAGGTCAACACATTGCTTGGCGTGGCATGATGCTGGATGAGGTGCCAAATCTGAGCTTCACTCTCGGTTATGTCAACGATTCCTATACCTTGCGCGCCGAACTGGTTGGCGAGTTTCTCGCCAGAATTTTGCAACACCTGCGGGCGGAAGGCTTCACAGAGGCAACCCCGACACGCCCGGCGCAATTCGAGCCCCAGCGCATCATTGACCTGGATTCCGGCTACGTCCGCCGGGGCATCCATGCCTTCCCGGTTGTCAGCGACACCGCGCCTTGGACGCTACGCAACAACTACGCGCAAGAGCGCAAGGACTTCCATGACACCGACGTGCGCGATGGCATGCATTTTCGCGGCCCCACGACACCGCAAGTTCGAATGCTGAGGGTGCGCGGCCAGCGCGTGAAAATCCAAGGCACAGGTCCAACTATTTTCGCCGTCCACGGCATCGGCCGCGAGTTGGAGGATTTCGATGCGCTTTCGCAGCTTGTCAGCGATGATTTTCAGGTGATTTCCGTGGACATCCCCGGATTCGGGCAGTCGCCGCGTTTGCAGGAATCCACCGTTGGATCCATCGCCAGCGCAATGTGGGAGCTTTTCGACGCCCTCCGTGGCGAAATGGACGCCGACTTCAAGCCGATCCTCGTGGGACATTCTTTGGGTGGCCTCATCGTGCAGGCGATGCTCTGCCAGCGTCCGCACGAGGTGGCGGGACTTCTGCTTTTGGCTCCAAGTGGTTTCAGCGAAAAGATCACCCCCATTGTGCGCCTGGCGGCTCGCAAAAGAATCGGCCCAGCCTTCTTGGGGTTGAAAGCAAAGCCAGTCCTGGCGGCAATGGAACGCGCAGCGTATGCAGATTCCGGGCGTGTTACTGCCTCGGCGTTGGAGAAAGCGCAACGTCGCGCACAGCATCCGGATCGTGCAGGAGTATTCGCAGAAATCTCGGCAGCCCTGGTGGGATGCCCTCCTGCGCAGCGGGTCGAATTGTCGCACCGGGCGGGTGAGATCGCGCAGGAACAGTCCGTGCCCATCCGCATCCTGTGGGGCGATCAAGACAAGGTCATTTCACCCGGCAATGCTGCATGTGCAAAGGACTTTTTCCACACCTCGGTTGAGGTGCTGGAGGGATGTGGGCACATGGTGCCGATGGAGCGGACCGAAGCCTGTGCCCGGGCAATTCGCGCGCTGCACCGCGGGCGGGCCTAG
- a CDS encoding phosphate signaling complex PhoU family protein, translating to MRTAYREHLDAFSHDLTEMCDLVIQVLRDASKGLCNNSLQASEHALSLGDELTAIKQRSTARAFQLLALEGPVARDLRQILSSIYIIEDLDRMVSLAKHIASTARKRYPDPVIEEPIMGYFREMSRLCIEMAEKIQTILQDPDADVALVLSADDDAVDDLHDHLMGMLTTRPWDYGTRAAVDCTLIVRYFERFADHAVAVASHIVYLATGLTPRDYRAKRREGEERAEIERRFNELERQFSNYQWPKAID from the coding sequence ATGCGCACCGCCTACCGTGAACACCTGGACGCCTTCTCCCACGATCTCACCGAAATGTGCGATCTGGTCATCCAAGTGTTGCGGGACGCCAGCAAAGGGCTTTGCAACAACTCACTGCAGGCTTCGGAACACGCACTTTCGCTTGGCGACGAACTGACCGCCATAAAGCAACGCTCCACCGCTCGGGCGTTTCAGCTTCTTGCATTGGAAGGCCCGGTTGCTCGCGACTTGCGCCAAATTCTGAGCTCGATCTACATCATCGAAGACCTCGATCGCATGGTATCCCTGGCAAAACACATTGCGTCGACGGCGCGAAAGCGCTATCCGGATCCCGTCATCGAAGAGCCCATCATGGGGTACTTCCGCGAAATGTCCCGCCTATGCATCGAGATGGCCGAAAAAATCCAGACCATCCTCCAAGACCCAGACGCCGACGTTGCGCTGGTCCTTTCCGCCGATGATGACGCCGTGGATGATCTCCACGATCACTTGATGGGCATGCTCACCACAAGGCCATGGGACTACGGCACCCGAGCCGCCGTGGATTGCACACTGATTGTTCGCTACTTTGAGCGCTTTGCTGATCATGCCGTGGCGGTGGCAAGCCACATCGTGTACCTCGCCACCGGGCTTACCCCCCGCGACTATCGCGCGAAACGGCGTGAGGGGGAAGAACGCGCCGAAATCGAGCGCCGCTTCAACGAACTCGAGCGCCAATTCAGCAATTACCAGTGGCCCAAAGCGATCGACTAA
- a CDS encoding cytochrome P450, which translates to MNRSEDPRVDADTQLAVHELGGEPLCAYSNQAVRSIVNDPATFSSAVSRHLQIPNGLDGEEHARFRTLIDAYLAPEVVAPLESRFQKVAADVLEALPPSEAIDAVMEIGAPFAVKAMIAWLGWPVSMAPQLVQWVKDNQKATRSQDPKQTAEIARRYDEMIRAVITPLMEHPDQTVTSQLVHDRSAGRELEPPEIVSILRNWTAGDLGSMAACIAVVLEGLSDQPHLQEHLAKGASQREWDAIINEFLRIDDPFVSNRRVATRDVEVAGVRIRKGQQLRVHWTAANRDPQAFEVDEFRPEEHASNNVVWGEGPHACPGRALSLLEIRVCVQELLSRYRVRRTHGRDERERYPVGGWRRLEVELLPLGASVV; encoded by the coding sequence ATGAATCGCAGTGAAGATCCCCGAGTAGACGCAGACACTCAGCTCGCGGTCCATGAATTAGGCGGCGAGCCTTTGTGTGCTTACAGCAACCAGGCAGTTCGTTCAATCGTGAATGATCCCGCAACGTTTAGTTCCGCTGTAAGCAGACATCTGCAAATCCCCAATGGGCTCGACGGTGAGGAACACGCAAGATTCCGAACCCTCATCGATGCTTACCTTGCCCCAGAGGTAGTCGCACCTTTGGAATCGAGGTTCCAAAAAGTGGCAGCAGACGTTTTGGAAGCTCTGCCACCCTCGGAAGCAATCGATGCGGTAATGGAAATTGGGGCACCCTTCGCCGTCAAGGCAATGATCGCGTGGCTTGGCTGGCCGGTCAGTATGGCACCACAGTTGGTGCAGTGGGTGAAGGACAATCAAAAGGCCACCCGTTCTCAGGATCCGAAGCAGACCGCAGAAATTGCGCGGCGCTATGACGAAATGATCCGAGCAGTGATCACGCCACTGATGGAGCACCCAGACCAGACAGTGACCTCCCAACTCGTGCACGATCGCAGCGCTGGCCGGGAGCTCGAACCTCCGGAAATTGTTTCGATCTTGCGTAATTGGACGGCCGGTGATTTGGGTTCAATGGCCGCGTGCATTGCGGTGGTGCTCGAAGGCCTGAGCGATCAACCGCATTTGCAGGAACATTTGGCAAAGGGCGCAAGCCAGCGTGAGTGGGACGCCATCATCAACGAATTTCTCCGCATTGACGATCCCTTCGTGAGTAATCGTCGAGTAGCCACTCGTGACGTTGAAGTAGCTGGCGTTCGAATCCGCAAAGGCCAGCAATTGCGGGTGCATTGGACTGCGGCAAACCGCGATCCCCAGGCTTTTGAGGTGGATGAGTTTCGGCCAGAAGAACACGCCAGCAACAATGTGGTGTGGGGCGAGGGACCACATGCTTGCCCTGGTCGCGCGTTGTCGTTGTTAGAAATTCGCGTGTGCGTCCAAGAGCTGTTGAGCCGCTATCGCGTTCGTCGCACACACGGGCGGGACGAGCGTGAGCGTTATCCTGTTGGCGGTTGGCGTCGCCTGGAAGTGGAGTTGCTGCCCCTCGGCGCGAGCGTTGTTTAG